The Saprospiraceae bacterium genome includes a window with the following:
- a CDS encoding T9SS type A sorting domain-containing protein — MKTVITFLFVILFCFQTVRSQELISATYKGLRTKQQITALFGLPIIKYGAKFYHIKYTSQDAGGNKDTLSGLMVVPDDLQSEYPRLVYQHGTSDCKTCVPSRFGSSGGEEGQLGLLFAGLGFVSILPDLVGMGDGRGFQTYVHAATTVSATNDMLTACNSWASQNQVFTNEQLFITGYSQGGYSSMALHKHLEEFRGAESVTAAAHLSGPYSLSGVMRDLILSNTAYFYPAYVPNTLLGFNEVYGDLYSDLNEIFKPEYVADIRNYYNGSITLSALNTKLIQLLTSNTGASVAGRMIRDEVMTEIISDNNHKINKILRENDLHSWAPEAPTRIFYCRADDQVPFMNSIVARDSMLAKGASNLVVTDVNPNANHGQCVTPALTQTVFFFLGLQRITSGVNDSEIDKNISVYPNPFSNTITLDGLKGGESIIISDMEGKQVFQKVNSESYISNIDLSSLASGLYFVIIRSENNVQILKVVKI, encoded by the coding sequence TTTTCTCTTTGTTATATTATTCTGCTTTCAAACTGTCCGTTCTCAGGAACTGATCTCAGCAACTTATAAAGGCTTGAGGACAAAACAACAGATAACGGCGCTTTTTGGATTGCCTATTATTAAATATGGCGCTAAATTCTATCATATAAAATATACGTCTCAGGATGCCGGGGGAAACAAAGATACCCTTTCAGGATTGATGGTGGTGCCGGATGATTTGCAGAGTGAGTATCCAAGATTGGTATATCAGCATGGCACTTCTGATTGTAAAACATGTGTGCCTTCCAGGTTTGGATCTTCAGGTGGAGAAGAAGGACAGTTAGGTTTGTTGTTTGCAGGATTAGGTTTTGTTTCTATCCTTCCGGACTTAGTGGGCATGGGGGATGGCAGAGGGTTTCAGACTTATGTACATGCGGCAACCACCGTTTCTGCAACCAATGATATGTTGACTGCCTGTAATAGCTGGGCATCTCAGAATCAGGTATTCACCAATGAACAATTATTTATCACAGGATATTCACAGGGGGGATATTCTTCTATGGCTTTGCACAAACATCTGGAAGAGTTCCGGGGTGCGGAATCTGTAACTGCTGCTGCACACCTTTCGGGTCCTTACAGTCTTTCCGGTGTCATGCGGGACCTGATACTAAGTAATACAGCGTACTTTTATCCGGCTTATGTACCCAATACACTACTTGGTTTCAATGAAGTTTATGGTGACTTGTATAGTGATTTGAATGAAATATTTAAACCTGAGTACGTAGCCGATATTCGAAATTACTATAACGGAAGCATTACTTTAAGTGCTTTAAATACCAAATTAATTCAACTATTAACTTCGAATACGGGCGCATCCGTTGCGGGCAGAATGATCAGAGACGAAGTAATGACAGAAATTATCTCTGACAATAATCATAAAATAAATAAAATACTCCGGGAAAATGACCTGCATAGCTGGGCTCCTGAAGCTCCTACCCGTATCTTTTATTGCAGAGCAGATGATCAGGTTCCTTTTATGAACAGTATTGTTGCAAGAGATAGCATGCTCGCCAAAGGTGCTTCTAATCTGGTTGTAACGGATGTGAATCCCAATGCAAATCATGGCCAATGTGTCACACCTGCTTTGACACAGACTGTTTTCTTTTTTCTGGGATTACAAAGAATTACATCAGGTGTGAATGATTCTGAGATAGATAAAAATATTTCTGTTTATCCAAACCCATTTAGTAATACAATAACATTAGACGGCCTGAAAGGGGGTGAAAGTATTATAATTTCGGATATGGAGGGTAAGCAGGTCTTCCAAAAAGTTAATTCCGAATCTTACATTTCAAATATAGATTTATCTTCTTTAGCATCCGGGTTGTATTTCGTTATTATCCGTAGCGAAAATAATGTTCAGATTCTGAAGGTAGTCAAAATATGA